In Quercus robur chromosome 11, dhQueRobu3.1, whole genome shotgun sequence, the sequence CATATCTTGTCAAGTAGGGAAATTGAATAGAAATAGATGTCTTTGGTGTTTGGTAATTATTATGAGTATAAACATAACTGCTAAAGACAATTAGAGCACTCTCAtcaggtgtgtcaaatgccaaatatttggcatttggcacaccaaacaccaaaaaccatCCCTCATCAGCTCttccaaatctcaaaaaatttgagACATGGCTACAATACtgtctcaaatatgagacgaTACGGAGATAAATGCTAAACACTATTTGGcttatttaattcattttttctctctcctcctatCAAATGTCTCTCATGTCTCTCCGTCTACatctctcgctctctctgttCTGGCATGTCTCTCCATCTacatctctcactctctctattCTGGCATGTCTCTCCGTCTACatctctcgctctctctgttCTGGCATGTCTCTCCGTCTacatctctcactctctctgttCTGGCCCTCTCGCCTCGCCCTCTCGCCATCGCCGATCTCACCAAGCCGATCTCGCCATCGTTGATCTCGCCACGCCGATCTTGCCACGCCGAGAGACAGAGACCGCCCGGCTCGCCACTGATCACGACCCACTTTACGATGAAGAGGAACTCCAGTGTGAAGGACACGGTGGCCGGAAGTGAAAACTTCCATCAGCGACGGCGACGGAGGCGGTTTGGGATGTGGGTTTATTTGATTTGGTGGATGGGATGCGGtttgttgaattttataattgattCGGTGGATTtgggatgtgggtttgtttgatttggtggatgtgggtttgtgccggtgaaggatgtgggtttgtttggtttggtctctctggttgtgttttttttttttttttttgaggtggcgttggtggatgtgggtttgtgccggtGGTGGATGTCCGGTGGTGGTGTGGGTTTGTGCCGGTGATGGATGTGGGTTTATGCCGGTGGTGGGGttgggatgtgggtttgtgccggtttgttctctttgtttgtgtttttttttttttttttttttttttttttttgaggtggcGTTGGTGACCGTCGGTGTTGTTGCCGGTGGTGGCCGTCGGTGTTTGTGCCGATGGTGGCtgttggtgatgatgatgaagatagtGATAGGGATAGGGAGGAggcaatatattattttaatgtatagtaaatattatattaatgtatagaattgaagtatagaacatttgataaatggtatgttgtaaaatgatgtgctaaaatgattaagttgatttttggtgtgtcaaaatggcattttttttaagagagctgatgggaatgctctttaATGTGGCAGATGCTAAATATGCTTGGTTAACCATGACTCATCAAATGATTCAAATCCAACGCGACACCAACACCATAAgagaagaggaaaaataaaagctaaTCCTTTGTTTTTAAATCTCTCACTTGAATAGCCATTGGAAGGTAATGGTTAGGAAAATTAAGAGGCAAATAACAAATTAAGAATTAGTgctcataaataaaatttaaaacatgaaCATAAATACCATATTAAagaaatacatttattttattcaaatttgtaaattattaTTGACACTTGGCAAACATATTGACATgtacaaataattatttgacACACGGCATTATCTGTCcatataatacaaaaaaaaaaaatatatatatatatatatatatttttttttagaaaaatccCCAGCGGGGTAAAGAGCATATTATTGCAGCCTTAAAAGATCAAGTTGGTAAACATCAAGAACATCTTGAGGAACAGACTCCATCCAGACAAGAAAAGGACTTCTGGCAACCTTTCTAGCAAGTCTATGGGCAACACAGTTCCCTTCTCTATGAATGTGCTTAattgaaataaaggaaaagcTAGAAAACATAAACTTAATATCTTGCAGTACATGACCCATATAAGAGTAGTCCATGTAGTCACCAAGAATAGCAATAATAACTATTTCAGAGGCACCTTCCACAACCACCTTGTCAAACCCGAGTTCCTTAGAAAACACCAAAGCCCGGCGAGTAGCTAACACTTCCACCATTTCCCCGAAGCAAGTGATGGAATTTTTGTTGTGAGAGAGCAGCCATAACTCATCCCTGTTCATTCCGGATTATCACATCGATGCCAGCTAGTCCGTCTTGTGAGAAAATTGCGCCGTCAAAGTTCGCCTTCACACATGGCGCACTAGGAGGCCTCCATTTTACTCCACGAGCTGTCCTTGGAATTTTAGTATGAGTGGGGTGTAGTTGTTGAAATTCTTGGAGAGCACCATACGCCTTAGGAGGAATCTGATTGAGTGGCAACGCAGGCTCACCTACTCGGACATTGTTTCGACGTTGCCAAACTTCAGAGATCATCATAGCAAAAAGATCAGATGAGGACTTTTCTTCCAAAGCACGTTCAAGAATCTCGAAGAAACTGGAGCAGGTACCTGTTTCTGTTAACAGCTTGCTAAAGTGCACTTACCACATATCCTTTAGATTCGGGCAAGACCAAAGGGCATGCAATGTGTCCTCTGGCTGTACCTTGCAATCCGAACACACAGCTTTGGTCAAGATTTGTCTTCGAACCAAGTTAACTCGTGTAGTCAAGATTTGTCTTCGAACCAGGCAGAGATTTAACCTGGTTTGGAACATGCAGATGCCACATAGCTTTCCAAACATTTGAGTTTACCCCACCATTAGATGTGTATAGCTGCTTCGGATGGTCTTGTTCCATCAAAAGACGATAACCCGACTTGACCGAGAAAACTCCATCATGGGTGTAAGGCCAGAAAGGAAGGTCATCCCGATCAAACAAGCAAAGGGGAATGGCCTTAATGGTTGCTGCCACTTTGGGTAGAAATAAGCTATCAATCTCTGCCACCTTCCAGCACCTATCTACATGGTTTATTAAGCTAGAGACAATGGCATTTGCATGGCTTTCTGTGGCAGGGGAGAGAACTTTGCCTTGCCAGGACCCAGGCAGCTAGGCATCTTGGAAAATATGCACCTGAGAACCATTCCCAATCCTCCATTTCAATCCACGTTTAATGAGTTCTATTCCCTTCAACATACTCTTCCAAGCAAAAgaccatttattttctttggcatCAAAAATTGACCCATGTGGGAAGaattatgattttaaaaaccTGAAAAATAGAGTCATGATTTTGTAATAGGTGCCAAACTTTAGCTAACATGGCGTCGTTAAATTTTTGGAGCTCCCTAAAACCCATGCCTCCAATAGCTTTTGGCCTACACAAAGTATGCCATTTTACCCAATGAATACGCCTCCTAGTACCACgttggccccaccaaaattttctaatcataATCTCTATCTCGTGACAAAGTGTAGTGGGAAGTTTAAAACAACTCATAGAGTAAGCGGGGATTGCTTGTACCACTGCCTTTAAAAGAACTTCCCTACCAGCTTGGGATAGAAGCTTCTCTTTCCACCCTTGGAGCTTAGACCATATCCGATCTGTAATGTAGGCCAAGCTTGCTTTCTTACACCTACCCACAAAAGATGATAAGCCTAAGTATTTTTCATACTGTTTAATCTCAAGTACCCCAAGCAGATCTTTAATGGAGTCTTGGACCTCACTGTCCGTGTTTTTACTGAAAAACAATGTGGTTTTCTCTCTATTCAGCTTTTGTCTAGAAGCTTCTTCATAAGTAGCAAGAAGGTTTTGGATGTGTGTACATTCCTAGACTGAtgttctgcagaaaagcaagctatcatctgcaaaaaataaatgggttAATCTAGGGCCATTCCTGCAGATAGATATGCCTCTAATATCACCAGAAGTAGCTGCTTTAGAAATTAAACCATGTAAACCCTCAGTGCAGAGAAGGAAGAGGTAAGGAGATAGAAGGTCCCCTTGTCTTAATCCTCTACTAAGGTGGATGGTTTGTGAAGGCTCCCCTTAATCAAAATGGAGTAAGAGACAGTAGTAATACACTCCATCATAAGATCAACCcatctactataaaaacccattTTTCTCAACAAGCATTCCAAGAAAGACCATTCGACTCGATCATAAGCCTTGCTCATGTCAAGCTTAAGAGCCATAAAACCTGTAGAACCATTTTGCTTAGTTTTCATGCAATGTAAAGTTTCGAATGCCATAAGGATATTATCTGTGATCACCTGCCCAGCTTCGAAAGCACTTTGATTTTCAGAAACAATAAATGGCAGCAAAGGTTTCAAACGATTAGCTAGAACCTTTgaaatcaatttataaattacatTGCAAAAACTTATTGGtctaaactcaaaaaaaaaaaatttaggattctTCACTTTGGGAATAAGAGTAACATAAGTGTAATTAAACTCTTTTGGAATGTGACAGAAATTTAAACAATCCAGGACAGCTTTAGAGACATCATCATCAATCAAGGGCCAAAAAGATTGAAAGAAAAGAGGGGACATACCATCGGGTCCTGGAGCCTTAAGTGGGGCCATCTCCTTCAAGGCAAGATCAACATCTTGTTTAGTAAAGTCTCTAGTCAGGTTGGTATTCATATCCTCAGTGACTAAGGGTTGTATCACTTCCAAAATACCATGGGCGTTGGCTGGCCTTTCGGATGTGAACAACCTTGTATAAAAACCAACTATGATGTCTGCCACTTGAGCATTATTTGTGCACCAAGAGTTTGTATCATCAAGCAATCCCACTATCCTATTGCGTCAAAATCTCTTAGAGGCTTTATTATGGAAAAAACGTGTATTACTATCACCACACTTAAGGTGCAAAGCTCTTGCccttttaacaaataaatataggAAGTCAACATATGTCATTGTAGTATAGATTAAGAAAGAAACATGTCACTACTATATGTATCCAATAGTTGTGggatccaacttttattatatattatagataGATTGATGTTTTCCCATCTCTTTGTACAAGAGTTTTCAGTTACCTATTTGGAGTTACTAGCAGAAAGGCGTGCTGCCATTTTTGTCCACAAAGTAGGTCTCCATGAGTCCATTTTAGAAGGAGACTCGGAAACTGTCATCAAATCTCTTCAAAAAGATGATATGCTTCAATCTGCTTATGGTCATCTCTTTAAAGACACTATGTTCTATGTCAATTCCTTGAAGAGCTCTAGTTTCTCTCATACCTATAGGAAAAGAAATTCTGTAGTTGATGCTTTAGCAAAAAAAGTTAGATTTAGTTCTAATTTAACTGTCTGGATGGAGTCTATTCCACCAGATATCAACACTTTTGTATTGGCAGATATGCCTTCTTCTTGATTTAATAAGACATTACAgattggattctcaaaaaaaaaaaaaaaaaaaaaaagagttttcaaCGGTACTCAAATGTGTGTTATAAGAGCTTCCAGTGTTTTTaacgcctttttttttttaaacactagGTGTTTTCTCAGTAACTCAACATACATATAacatatattttgattttctttctttattttcgggttattttttattttccattttgtatagggtattaaaaaaataaaaaaataaaactttaaagtgtgtaaattgtttttttgtttgtttcttttatgaGGACCCACTCTTTTCTGCATGGGTATAATGATTTTcaaattcctcatttttttcaatgttttggtTAAAGCCTTATATGTGTCTGGTATATAGGTCTCATAGGTGTGAATACCAAATGATAGATACATATTTTGGAatgcataaaataattattagttGCAAATGATGCATCGAAAGGAGACATTATTTTAAAGGTCATGTTAATGGATGCTCTTagaacaattgttaataaactattttagaaaaaaattaacacaacttttattagaaatagaaaaaactatcaaaacattaattttttttttttcataaaacatttcctaaaATGGCTCATTAGCAAATGTCCTTAGAGCATTCATTACTATTTCctaattttaaatgaatttaacTAGTACATGGTGAATTTTATGACATTAAGGCATCGAGGGGAAAGAAAATGACCATGAGAAATCGATCATTATAATTAAAGACCCAAAAAATCAGTTTTAATGGGCTTGCttaatttttaaagatataAAGTATGCTTGCTCAACCAAGTATGCTTGCTCAACCATCTTTAATTTATGTCACAACAAAATTCTCTGATTTGCCAGAACTCCACGATCACATAAGTcataactattttttattgtgaGTTTGTGAGATATGGCAATTCACTTGAATCATATACAAATAAAGTTGGTAAATTCATTGATTTACTTTAATAGCCTATCACTAATATACATACCATCcaccccaaccccccccccccccccccccccccaaaaaaatacatACTTTCTGTACTGATGGATGATTGTTACTTTTTGCCAAAGTAACGTAATCTTATTTTCCTCAAAAGtaacattaataattttcctttcatAAAATCAATTCATGTAACATTTTAAATCCATAAATAAAAGGAATAAATCAAACCAACCTAAATCCTTGTTGAGGtccaaaatatcacaatattgtATCAAGGTccaaaacaatacaaaattgaaattttagaacCATTTGGGCTTTCAAGGACGGGATAAGGCCCAAACTCGCCAATTAAGGACTACTTAAAATAAGTAGGAAGGGAATGGATAAGCTTTGGACCTTATGAAACAATGAAAAAAGGAAGCTCAACCCAGCCCTTATAAGAGAAAATTGCTTGGAAACTCAGAAAGAAAACTGAACTAGAATACCTGAAGATTCCCAAAAACTTGGGATCCTTAAGATATGGGGCAGGAGACCAGCTAggattgagacagctcaagGGAGCATGCCCATGAACACAAAGAACGAGGGTGGATATGTCTCATTAGCCGCCTCACGATGCAGAAAAAGGCAGATGACTTAAGAATCAATACTTCATGAAAAGAAATCTAGTACCTCGGGGAACACAAAGAGATGGACCATGAAGGAAGGTGGTTGAGGATCTTTCAGCTTAACAGAAAGGAATCCGCCCATTTagagaaaatgacaaaatgtaAAAGCAGCCAAAAGTGGGTCTGAAAAGTAACATCTAGAagctttggaaaaaaaaagaattaaaagtcAGCCCTTAGGACCTCCCAAAAAAGGAAGGTCAGCTAGGGACTTTCGGGGGGGAACCCTCAAAAGGGgaaaataatgagaaaataagGAAGGGACCAGCTACCAATGTTGCTGACGCAACATTAGTTTTGATACCCAGGGCAACAAATGGAGGGAGGCAGTGGTATACCAAAAACCCTAGGAgagcactataaaaggagagtgAGTCAATAGTAAAAAATCATTCAGCAACAGTGAATCAGAGAGAAAAGATCCTTTGAAAAACTCCTTTAAAATTCAAAAGGGGAGAAAAGAGGGAAAACTCCATGAGAGATCCTGAGACAAACACTAGAGGATACATTTGGATTCAAAGGAATTCAAATCTCACAAGTCTTAGAAGCCTAAAAGAACTATCTAAGTCTGTGACTTTTGAACTTATTTTGACTTTGTAATATATCCCAGTGGAGAAAGGACCTAATGTactaaaaagaacaagaaataatgaaatattattcATCATTCTGAGGATCTCTAACGCTTTTTATTTGCCTTTACTATCCCTTTGCTGTTCTTTACTatacaatacacacacacacacacacacacacacacacacacacacacacacacacatatatatatatatatatatatatatttttttttttgtatgtatgAATGTGTATGTGTTTTAGAGCCCATGTCTTTgtgcacaacttggttcgtaatcaacCCAACATAGCTGCAGTGAACCAAGCCTAGTCCACCAAAAACAAGTATAAGACTCAGGATCCTTATTTTATTTGGAGCCTAGgtactgtaaaaaaaaaaaaaaaaaaaaaaaaaaaaaaaagggattattGTTGCCTCGAGATGGTTCTCAAGGCACTATTTTCAGTTCGCTATGCTTATCTTACTTCATAGATAAGGGTATGAGGGGTCTGAAAATGCCTAACTTAAACTGGTTAAAATATGCACAAGTTAAGAACTAAAGGGAATGATAAATCCTAAGATAATATGACTAAGTTAAACAACCCACTTTGAATTAACTAAGTTAAATTGTATGATCTCAAAGTAAGTCATCTCAATTGAAATTAAACCAAGGCAAATCATCACAAACAGAGTCATATCGCAAGAATTCAATCGATCCAATCCTAATAATACTAATTTACATCGAAATAAAAGTTCATACAGATCAAATTATCACAAACATGTACATAATCAAATCAAACTACAAACATTCACAATTATAGATACTAAGGCATAAACTTAACATGATGAGAATTGTGGGGGGGAAAAGACCAATAGGCCCATTTCAATATCTATACTGGGCCAGGGGCTCAGTCCAtggaaaaacccctcctcggcaATGGAAAAATCCTCCTCGGATGGATATGTTCGAGGGTAAAAGAGGTAACAGACCATCAGGGGCGAGACTCCAGACCGCTCCACAGGGCAGGGAAAGCACGAAAGTGGAGAAAGACAACAGATAGAACGAAAGCGTGTAAGGGAAGGCAGCCTTTATTGTATTCAGTGCCCTGTGCCTGACACGATCATACTTCTCTGctcttacaaccactcccaacagcTGGAGGTAGGGGCGGATGGGACAAGTTCCTATCATGGGGACCCCAGTTAAAAGGAGGAAAACGACTATAAAAGGGgagtaaagagaaacaaaagggAGGGTGGAACCCCCAACACATCGGAAGCATCAGGAAAACTCCTCGGATTCTGCCGAGGACAAATTCTCTCTGTTAAACTTGGCCCACGGTGAATACCTTGACGGTCGTCATTCACACACCAAAGCTCAGCTCTTTGGcctactctctataaattcattgtattggactcACCAAggcctaaaaataaaatgtgacCCTACAAGAACTTATCCATTCACAATGCAGTGGTTCGATTCATCGTACGTAAAATTCACACGCTTGCTTAAGTAATACAGTTATTGATTCAGGGGTGCCCCAAAACATGGAAGAAAACTCTAACTGGGGGAAAATAAGGTGAACAGATAGTTATTCATAAACAATACAATATGACTTCAAAATGTAAATGTTGAAATAGtacttgccaaaaaaataaaaaccattgaAAACGTAATTAAACTACTAAATAAAGATAGCTTCGAATTCATTTCAATGTAGCCTTACATCACTTGATATCCATAATGATTTTAAATAAGCCAAGAAGTTCAATTCCTTCATTAGGGGCTATATAATTACACAACCACAAGTTTAAGTACTTAATCAAGGACTATCTAATTGCACAAAATACAGAATACAAACAGCAAAAGCAAAGCGTTTATATCACATACATATAACATATAATAACCATCTTTGAAATTAATTGCAACCctttcttgaacaagaacactcatccctttaaacaaaaaacatttttaaaaaatactacaTAAATCAAATGcaagaaaaatcaattataatgaATATTTAAACACATACCAGGATAATCAAACAACTCATGTCATCAAAAAATAACATTTCAGTTAATCCAATGGGTCAATGGTGGTAATTAGTTTGTAATTATTATAAGAAACTTAAACTACAATCATTACAAGGTTTAATATTTGTGACTGCATCAATACAACTGTAAGATTAGTTTTGGTATAGCAAAAAATAAGTACGATGGGAAATACTTTACACCAAAATGTTCTAACtaaattaagaatttaaaataagaaagcAATATTTCATATTTAACTAAATAACCACGTAAAACATGGGGCAAAAATCACGGAGGAGCATCTAAGCCAGAGAAAAAAATTCCTACCAGTCCAGCGTCCATTTTGTTCATcctaaaaccttttttttctaaatatttaatatagGAAACTTTCTAAAGAAAAGCCCTTTGGCCTCGcctcgattttttttttttttttaagctcatGCCACATGCCCCATGCCCAAGAGCATACCTGCTATAAGACTAGGGTTTTAATTGTCAATGTTATGCTTTGTTTATTGTTACGTCTTTTGCATTTTATAGTCATGGGACTTAAATGTGACTTTCAACATAGTTAGATGGTCAagattttacttttatataacAGATGAAGGATTAGGATTCCaaaggttactaaatgctatTAAAAATAACCTCTTTTGGGGTAATTGTAGGCAACCTAAACAAAGAAATTGATCTACTATTATTTTAACATTAACCCAAATTATATCtagccaaaaaatttaaattaaacaaataaaaagcgCTACTTCAGCATCTCAATGCTTTTTAGACACATCCAACCTGCTCTGAGTCTGGACCAAAGGCTTCTGAACAAGCTAGGGCCAAAAACCGATTGCCATTTTAAATTCCAATTGAtaatttggtttctaacaatCAATATCCATAgattttatgaagaaaatttGAGTAGTCTAGTCACACAGGATTTTCATAAAACAGAACAACTAGCAAGGTGGCAAGTTCAAAAGCAGGAAAAATACATAATTACACAATACTAAGAAAGCCTTTAATCAAAACGATCATATAACATATAACATAGAGTTGAGTCCTTCATCTATGTTCCAATACTGCAGGATTGAATAAAGAATACCTTTTTTTAGTACTCTGAGCAAGCCCTTATCTTAATAATCTTCGGTTCCTCTGATGTctttggtttcttcttctttggtgGTTGAGTTCCATGATTGCTGCAAGTTTTACAGGCACACATAAATGATTAGCAATTCCTACATTAAAGGGCAAAAGATGATAGCTAGCTAGAACTAATTGTGTGTGCGTGTGAGAGAGTAGGAAACCTACGTAATCATGCAGTCCAACAAATCTATTTTGGCATCCAGTGAGTACTTCTGAATGGATAGAACATATAGAGGAGGCTCGTCTGCGTACTGATCATTGGTGTGAAAAAATGCAGAGAGGTCAAGTAcgaaacaataaagaaaattagaagTCTTTTTGGCTCGCTTGTTGGAGCTCAACAGAAGGCAGAATTTGTGATCGGATAAGTGGAGAAGACCAGGCATAATCCAACAGAAATATTCAGAATCCCCCAAAAATGGTGTAAGGTTGAGCCTTTGACAAGCCCACGATTTCGATTCTAAATCAAATCCATAGATAGAGCATGCATTCATATTCGTCATAGATTCGATGGAAGCCCAATAGGCCTTAGTATGATCAACAACTACAGCCCTTCCAAATAGAATATCTGAGCTAGCTACCGCCCAATGCTGCTGAAGCCAAGTTTCCCATCTAGAAGACACAacattgtattttaaaaaatcagctCGCATGTTGTTTTCTCTGCTATTGCTCAGATCAACCACCATAATCTCGTGTTTGTCTTTCTCCGACTCCAAATGAGCGTAAACAATTTCATCGAATTTGCTTCTGATATCAGAGCAGGGTGGGTTTGGTAGGCTTTCCCAGGTTTCCAAAATGGGGTCATAAACCTCCATCCATCCACGGCCGGAGGAACGATCTTCGAGTATGGGTTCGAAACCATATAAACCGCCAAAAACATAGAGCTTGCCGTCTACAACAATGGTCTGAGGGTCTTTTCTGCGGTTTTTCATGGGCTCACCGAGCTGCTTCCATCCCAGATCAGGACATGTAAGGTCAAGGGTCCAGACAAACCTACTGGGCATATAGATATCATTCAGAGGGCAGTAGTCTTCGGGGCCTATAACATCTCCAAGTTCAGACGTAGGGGTCTTTAGATAGCCACCAGCAGCATACAGATGGTTGTTTAACAGTGCGAAGTATCTAGAGCTGCAAGGTTCCTTGGGAGTGGCCACTGAAAACGGAGTGAGATTCTTTGGGGTGAAGTTGCTGATATCCTTTACTTTTACTCCGTGAATTAACGAGTTGAGTGGAGCAGCTGGACGTGCGAGAAAGTGTAAAAGAGGAGGACGGGCCTCACGTTCTGGGACCTTAATGGTATAACACCTCACTTCATCGATCAATTTTTGCGCACAGATACAGATCTCATATTCACCGTCAAGATCATCTAAACTCCCCCAACCTATattctcctccacctcctcctccATAGGATCCATagcgttttccttttttttctttgagattaGGTTGGATGCGAGAGATAGAGATATTGAAAGGTTTGGgaattagggttagggttagggttgggAATTGGTGACGATAGAGACTCACACGGACTAGCGAGTATTTACACGGATCCGAGTATTTATAGTATCTACAAGGTTGTTGagagatttttatattttttataaaagtgttatcaaaactttttttattatttatatttatactactatttaaaggACTGCACCTGTTTGGACCGGATTTTTTTAGTTCCAAAATACTCCTATTTTCCTaggtttaagtagagacaaaactaaaagatAATTTGGTAAAATAGACAAACAAAGCACTcctaaaatttggaatttttttcttcacgttcatctttttattccctaaaatttagcattttttagaaataggcTCAATGTCAAACactaccaaattaaaaaaaaaaaaaaaaaaaaaaaaaaaaaaaaaaaaaaaccgaaattCTTGCTAATAATAACAAACATTCCACCAAAAACCTACTGCATCAcgtataaaagttaaaaaagaaaaaagaaaaagaaaaaggctgtTCACCTCACCAGTATTCAAATGTCTGCAATATCCtatccgaaaaaaaaaaataataataattaaaacttCTCAGTTTCCCTCTCTTTTATCCTACTAATTCATTTATCCATTTCCCTCTCTTTCACCTCCCACTAAACTCAGTAGTTATTATTTAAGATAACTACTAAAAACTGACCATTtatattcatcatttttttcaatAGAAAGTGCCAAAActgattaatttgaaaaaaagagaaaaat encodes:
- the LOC126706350 gene encoding uncharacterized protein LOC126706350; the encoded protein is MPSRSVWTLDLTCPDLGWKQLDEPMRNRRKDPQTIVVDGKLYVFGGLYGYKPIPEDCSSGRGWMEVYDPILETWESLPNPPCSDIRSKFDEIVYAHLESEKDKHEIMVVDLSNSRENNMRADFLKYNVVSSRWETWLQQHWAVASSDILFGRAVVVDHTKAYWASIESMTNMNACSIYGFDLESKSWACQRLNLTPFLGDSEYFCWIMPGLLHLSDHKFCLLLSSNKRAKKTSNFLYCFVLDLSAFFHTNDQYADEPPLYVLSIQKYSLDAKIDLLDCMITNHGTQPPKKKKPKTSEEPKIIKIRACSEY